The Mucilaginibacter rubeus genomic interval AAAACAAAAATAGGCTTTGACATACGCACAGCTTTATTATCAACCGGGGCGTTGTTAATTACCTGTGCAGGCTGCTTGTTTTCGTTTTCCTGGTAATATAAAACAAGACCTTGCAGGCGTTCGTTTTCTTTCAATAAAACCTCGGTATTCCATGATTCATCCGGATGAGTTGGGCTGATAGCGCCGATGCTACCCTGCATTAAAGCTTCCTGAAGCTCGATGCCATTGGCATACCGGTTACTAACATCCTTTTGCAAACATTTTGCAACTACCTTTAATAACCAGGCCGGAACCTGCATTTGCATTTCCTTTTGTTCTTCCGACCAGCTTTCGGGCAAGTTTTTACGACGCAATTCCATCACGTCCGGAACTTCTGCCTCCATGTGGGCCAGCATTACTGCTGTACGAGCGGTTTCTCCATTATCTTTTAACGGGAAAGGCACCTGGCCACCTATCAGTTCATACAGGATAATACCATAGCTATATACATCCGTTTGGAAATACATCAAGCCCTCGTTTTGTTCGGGGGCCATAAATTCAATAGCCCCGGCATGACGGATGCTGGTGCGGCGCTGATCATCAGACATAGCTGAAAGGCCAAAATCAAGCAGCACATAATTGCCGGTGTGTACGTTGAACTTAACGTTATTGCTTTTGATATCGCCGTGCTTTACCGAAACCTTGTGGCAGTGCGATAAAGCATTTGCCAGCTGATCGGCCAGTTTAATGATCTCTTTAATATTAAAGATAGCCTCATGAGGCGGCTTCAGCAGATCTTCCAGATCGGGACCATCAATATATTCCATCTCAATAAACGGGAACGAACCGCTTTCGGTAATACCCGAATTAAGGATCTTAACCACATTGGGGTTAGGTTCTTCGTTTACCTTTTTTAATTTTTCGACCTCATTCTGGAAATTACGAAAATTTTTATCGTCGGTACTTTCGGTATGAATAGGTGTTGGCAGGAGTTTTACCGCGGTAATTATAGGCCCATAACGGCGACCTTTATAAACAGAGCCCTGACCGCCCGTTCGTAAAGCCCCCATGTTTTCCAAACCTTCGGTAATAGTAAATACTTTGCTCATTGAGTTATACTTGGGGAATGAGTATTCGTGACAAATATTAAAAACTTTTTACTCAACATAACGCAGGCATTAGTGTTTGGTATAAAAATATAAAAAAAAGTTCGGCAAATCTGAACCTTGATTTGCCTGATTAAAGGATTACATGATGTAAATATCAACCATTATTTGCTTGATATAAAGATTAGAAATATGATTTAACTATCATGGGCATCCTTAAATCCTAAAAATCATGGTTCCTTATTGAACAATTATCTCATCCACCATTAACCAAGCCTTTGCTCCGGCGATGTACTCGCCCGGCGGAATAATGCCTTTGTTGGTTGCTTTTACCCTGATGTAACGTGCCTGCTGTATTTTGATATTGGCTCGCACCGCGTTGATGCCATTATCCGGGAAATCTGTTTGCCGGTAAACCTCGGTGTAGTTAGTACCATCGGCCGATACCTCAAAGGTTAGCAGTGTAGGTTCCCACATTTTTTGCCAGTGGTATTTTAATATATTGATCCCTAATTTCGATACGTTTTGCATCGATCCCAAATCAACCACGGCTTCCAAGTCATCCCCACTGAAGCCGTACCACTGTCCATCATTATAAAGCTTACTGCCGAAAACACCGTTTACCAAACCAAATGTATTGCCGGGATTATAGCCCCCCTGCGGCTGGTTTTTAAGTGTTACCGTTTTGCCAATGGCCTGATGAATAGTAAACGATTTTTCATAAACGCGCCCAACCTGTTTATCTTTCATAAAAACTGCCGCTTTAATCGATCCGGTTGAAGCAACAATGATAGGGCCGCCGTATTCTTTGGCATTTACCCCAGGGTCAGTACCATCTGTAGTATAAAATATTTTAGCACCGGGTAAAGTTGTTTGCAGATTTAGGGCTACCTGATGATCCGCTGTTTCGGCTACAGAATCGGTGATCTCGTCATAAACTTCAGCGGCGTTTATATTCAGATTGAGTAACGGTTGATGATACCTCAGTCGTTTTAAAAAGCCATCATAGTTTTTACTTTGCTTTGGGCTCCAGGCTACTTCGGCCAAAGCCAGCATTCGGGGAAATAACTGCCGCTCAGCTTGCGCCGGACTGGCCATGTATTCGCTCCAGGCATTGGCTTGTACACCTTTTATATATTTAGCTTCCTCGCCATTGAGCTCGTTGGTTACGGGCTCGTAATTATAAACTTTGCCTAATGGCGTGTAACCGCCGCCGGATAATGGCTCAGCCGGATAAAGCGACTGGTAATAGTCCAAGTACACATATTTTTCGGGCGTCATGATGGCTTCATGATGCTGTTTGGCGGCAGCTATCCCGCCCTCCTCGCCCGTCCAGCTCATTACGGTTGCGCCGGGTGTAAGTCCTCCCTCCAATATCTCGTCCCAGCCAATGATCTGCCTGCCTTTGCTGTTCAGGTATTTCTCCATCCGGCCGATGAAATAGCTTTGCAGTTCTTTTTCATCTTTCAGATGCTCATCTTTAATACGTTTTTGGCATTTGGGACAGGCTTTCCATTTGGTTTTAGGGCATTCATCACCACCGATATGGATGTATTTTGAAGGGAACAAAGGCAACACCTCATCCATTACGTTTTGTAAAAAAGTAAAAGTTTCGTCGTTACCGGCACAATACACATCATCAAAAATGCCCCAGTAAGTGGCTGCTTTATACGGTCCGCCGGTACAGCCCAATTGTGGGTAAGCGGCCAGTGCTGCTAATGCATGGCCCGGCATTTCAATTTCCGGGATCACGGTGATATGTCTTTGGGTAGCATATTTTACAATATCTTTTACCTCGTCCTGCGTGTAATAGCCGCCATAGCGTTTACCATCAAACCTGTGCGGACTATCTTTTTTATGGCCGATGATGGTTTCATCGCGGTAAGCAGATACGCTTTGCAGCAAAGGATATTTCTTTATTTCGATGCGCCAGCCCTGATCATCAGTAAGGTGCCAATGGAAGGTATTGATCTTGTACAATGCCAGCAGGTCTATCCATTTTTTTATGGTCTGAGGATCGAAAAAATGGCGGCTTACGTCAAGGTGCATGCCCCGGTAGGCAAAACGGGGGTAATCGGTAATGGAGTAACCTTTAACCGCTATTTCACTTTTATTGATATCCAACAATTGAACAAGCGATTGCAAGCCATAAAAAACACCAGCCTCGTCATGCCCTGTGATGGTTATTCTATGAGGTTTAACTTCTAAGGTATATCCTTCAGGTTGGCTAACGCGTTTCGGATTGATCTGAAGCCACAAATTTGAAGCAGCCATCTTGTGATTTACAAACGGCGTAGTTTTATGAATATCTCTTACCAAACGTATATAATCCTTAAAAAAGGTAACATTACTTGCACTTATGCCAGGCCCTAAACCAATTTTAAATTCCCGGGAAAATACATAAGTAATATTATCACTTTTTATTTTGACCGGCTGGGGGATAATGCCCTGTGTTCCGGTCTGCGCTTTACCTGGCAAAACAAAGCCAATACACAACAGAATTAAAGCAACAATTTTTATGCGTTTGCGCGAGGGTAAGCTATAACTGATCATCAAAAGTAAATGTAAAACCGAATATACTTTTTTTGATGATGGAAAGGGAAGAATCTCGTTAAAACGTTTTTTGTAGAGACACGTTACATGCGTCTTACAGACAGGTACGGTATAGGAGACGAATGTGATGCGTCTCTACATTAATAAAACGGTATACTTATGATCCTATCGCTTTCCTGTAATTACGAAGCGCCCGGATGATCGACATTACAATTTCATGCTGTCCCTCGTCCGAATTTAGATATTCTTCTTCTTCAGGATTATTGATAAAACCTGTTTCTATGAGTACAGCGGGCATAGCACTATGGGCCAGCACCAATACGCCCTGTTCCTTTACGCCATTGCTCTCGCGCCCATCTACCCCGGTAAATTCGTCGTCAAGCAAATCGCCGAAACGGATGCTTTGCTTACGGTATTTCTGAATATAGGCGTTAAGGATAATGAGATTAGAGGGATCGCTTTCGTCATAGCTCTCGTAATTTTGCTTGTAATCCTTTTCCTGGAAAATAGAAGAGTTTTCACGCACAGCTTCTTCCTGTTCTTTAAGGCGATGGAAACCGTATACCAGCAAAAGCACTCCTTTTTGCTTATGCGCACGGGCAGCGGTACCCTCCGGCGACGAGTTACAGTGGATGGAGATAAACAAATTGCCATGATTTTGATTGGCAATAGCCGACCGCTGGTTTAATGGAATAAAAGTATCGTCGGTACGGGTAAGGATAGATTTTACATCGGTGATGGCTGTATCCAATGCTGCCTTGAGTTTCAGGGCTATCGATAACGTTACATTTTTCTCAAACGAATGCGAGCCGCGTGCACCGGCATCCTTACCGCCATGCCCGGCATCTATAACAACCGTTTTAAACTTAAATGTTGAAACAGCAGCCGGTATAGTATCTTTTTGCTGCGCGAATGAACTTTGAAACAAAAACAACAGGATGGTTATCCCCAGGAAAGCGGTGTATCTCATTTCTTAACCGCCTTTTTACTGCATTTTGGGCAAAGGCCCTGAGCGTACAAAGTAAAGCCATGCGGCTCAAAACCTACCGGAAGATTGATAGCAGGCAGGTTCAGATCATTTAAACAATATACATTTTTGCATTGGGTACAATTAAAATGCAGGTGCTCATCATGATGATCGTGCTCGTTGCAGTTTGATGAGCACAGCGCGTAATTTGCCGTCCCGTCAAGATCAAATACTTTGTGAATAATTCCCTTCTCTTCAAAAGCGTTAAGGATCCGGTAAAGGGTAACCCTGTCGATATCATGCATCAGGCTTTCCAGATCGGGCTGGGAGGTAGCCGTATGCCTTGACGACATCATTGATAAAACCCGCAATCGTGGCGCGGTTTTTTTCAGGTGATGCTTATCAAGCAAATGCTCAAAATGATGGATATCCCGGGTTTGTGTCATGTATTAATCAGGTCTTTATTTTTATAAGGCCGCTAATTTAATAATGGTACGTATAATATGCGCTATTAGTTGCCGGCTTTTATAACGGTATTTTTTATTGGCTTAGTATGATGCTTAGATATCAAAACGTTATGCTTTTCATGATTGCAAGCCGGGCTCAAAAAGCAATTGAATATCAAAAATGCATAAAAGAATTTCCTGTGGCTCTTGTCCATTATTCAACTTTTTTCAGTTTATAAGTTTTATGATCATGGCTGCAGGCTCCTGTATACTTATAGTTTACATAATGCGCGGCAGCTATCAATAAACCTCCAAATGGAACAATCATCGCCTCAGTTTTTCCTGTAGCCAACCCGTGCCCGCTCATAATGATAGCAAAACCCAAAACCAGCATGATTAAGGGCATAGTACGGTGGTGGGTACGCCTGTATGATAAGCCTATGGAATATACACCTATAGCCAATGCAAAAATGATCATCCCCCACTCTACCCAGGCATTGGCCAAAAAACCAAGCCCAACGAGGGGCAAACTGGTAAACAACAAAGGCACAACCGCACAATGAACGGCACAAAGTGTTGACGCGGTTATACCGATATTATCCAGCCGGGGCGAAAGCTTTTGAAAATCCATGACGCAAATATAAATAAGTTAATGCAACAAAATTGCATCTGATTTTATTATACTTGCGACAGCTTCTTAAATTAACAAATACCTGACAATTACTTAATATTAATCAGCAAACCGTATTTTTGCGGCCTTATAATAAAAATACAGTTTGAATTTATCCCGCATTTATCATATAAAACAACTTTGGCAAAGCGCTTACAATACCAAGGCCAGCAGGCTTAAATTATTGAGCGCCACTATTGTCATAGTTACTATCATCAACCTGCTACCCTCATTTTTTAAGTACATTGAACGCCGCACAGATGGCGTTGTATTGCACGATTGGGTATTGGCCCATTTGCCATCTTACGATCTTTCGGTACCGATTTTTATACTCATCTGGAGTATGGGCCTGCTCATGATGTGGCGAGGATTATATAACCCAAGGGTATGCATCAGCTACATCTGGACGCTGAACCTTGTTTGCATAGCACGTTTTGTTACCATCAGTTTGGTAAAGCTTAATCCACCGGTTGGGCTCGTCCCTCTTATTGATCCGAGTACCAGCGTTTTTTACGGACATACGTTTATCACTAAAGACCTGTTTTTTTCGGGCCATACAGCAACCATGGTACTGGTATACCTGCACCTGCAAAAACCTGTTGATAAACTAATCGCCCTAATTTGCGCTATAGTATTAGTAGTGTTGTTACTCATACAGCACATTCATTATACTATTGACGTTGTTGCCGCACCATTTTTTGTATATGGTTGCTGGAGATTGGTTAAGTGGCTTGGACTGGATTAAATTACTCGATAACCCGTCATCCTGAACTTGTTTCAGGATCCCACAAGCCAGGTTTACTCCTTGCAAATCGGCTTAGCGAGTGAGGTGCCGAAATAAATTCGGCATGACGAAATTTTGAATTTCACTCCCATCCATTTACCAGATGCATACTGTCCTTTAAATCACCGTATAGTTTTTTGAATACCGGGAACATTTTGCTGTAAAGCGTGTGGTTATCAATATTAGGTTCAATAAATTCCTGCTGCTCCACCCGGGTGAGCGTTGCATAACTTTCAGGATATAATACGCGTGCTGCGAGGTAAATTGCGCCCAATGCCGATGAATCTTCAGACTGGAGTACAGCCAGCTTTTTACCTGTGATATCAGCCAAAATCCGCGTCCACACCGCCGAACTGGTAAAACCGCCGCTGATATTTACCTGAGTAATTTCACCCGAGGCATCTTCCAGTGTTTTAAGTACATCGTTCAGCGCAAAACAGATGCCCTCCAATCCTGCGCGTAAAAAGTGCGAACGGGTGTGTGCCGGTTTGATATTAAAGAAAGTACCGCTGGTTTTGGTGTCCCAAAGCGGGGCACGTTCGCCGTACAGGTAAGGTAAAAATATCAGTCCGTTACTACCTGCCGGTACGGATGCGATCTCAGCAAACAAAGCATCGTAATCGGTAGCAGTAAGGTTTTCCTTCTGCAAAAAGTTTTTCAGCAACCAATTTACCGCTATCCCGCCGTTATTTACGGCACCGCCACAAACATAAGTTTGTTCGTCCAGCAGATAGTTAAAAATCATGGCTTCGTAATTGTAAACCGGCTTTGGGTTGGTAACCCGTACCGCGCCACTGGTGCCAATGGTAAGCGCGGCCACACCGGGGCTATTTGTATGGCTGCCCAGGTTAGCACATGCACCATCGCTCGCGCCGATCACGAATGGCGTATCAGCATTGATACCGGTCAATGAAACAACTTCGGGCTTAACATCCTTACGATAATAAGTAGTATTAACCGGGATAGATAACTTTGCGGTTGTAATGCCCGTTACCCTCATAGCCTCCTCGTTCCACTCTTTTTTTACAATATCAAACAAACCTGTTGCTGAAGCTATGGAGTAATCCACCTCAAAAACACCAAAAAGCCTGAACCAGATAAACTCTTTTATCGAAATAAATTTGTGCGCCGCTTCAAAAACATCGACCCGGTTAGCACGCAGCCACAGCAACTTATTTAAAGGCGACATAGCATGAATAGCTGTACCACAGTTATGATATAATGATGCGCCTTGCTCAGTTTTCCTCAAAGCCTGCGCTATGTTCTCGCTCCGGGCATCGGCCCAGGTTATCATAGGTAGTAGTGCTTCGCCATGCTCATTAACAGGAATAATACTGTGCATGGCGCTGCTCAAACTTACAGCCCGTGGAGCCGCTCCTAATTTGGCGGTAATACCAGCAAGGCATTTTACAAAAGCATCCCAGATCAACAGTGGATCCTGCTCGCTGTAACTAGGTTCAGGACTGTTTATAGGATAATGATTGGATACCGTACCCAATGGTTCGCCCATTAAACTAATAGCTACGGCCTTAGTACTGCCCGTGCCAATATCAATCCCTAAAATATATGCTTGCATGGTGATGTATTTTACGCCAAAATAATAAACAGAACCGGGATTGTCTGAATCAGAATTGTCTGAATTATGTCTGAACTCGAATTAAACGAATTTATAGAATCACCAGAAATTAAAAAATTCGATAAATTCATTTCATTCGTTAATTCCGGTTCAGACAATCCCGGTTCAGACAAAATCAACGGTCAAAACCGACAGCAGGGGACAGTTCGGGTATATTTATTATCTACATTAGCCTTACCAATATAAACCAATTAGAGAATATGCAAGTAATTTTAGGGGTCATCTTTCATTTTATCGGTGGCTTTGCTTCGGGGAGCTTTTACATCCCCTACAAAAAAATAAAAGGCTGGGCCTGGGAAAGCTACTGGATAGTAGGTGGCATTTTTTCATGGCTTATTGTACCACCGCTGGCGGCATGGCTAACTATACCGGGTTTCGCGGATATTATAAGCCATACCGATACGGCAACCCTCGGTTGGACATACCTTATGGGATTGTTATGGGGTGTTGGTGGCTTAACATACGGACTTGGCGTACGCTATTTAGGAGTGTCATTAGGGAGCACCATTATCCTGGGTTTATGCTCAGTTTTTGGGTCGATAATCCCATCGGTGTATTACGATTTTTTCCCGAAAGAAGGGAAAGACACTTTTACCCTAATGCTGCATACCCAATGGGGGCAGATGGTTTTACTGGGCATTTTACTTTGCGTAGTGGGAATCATTATATGTGGTAAAGCCGGCACAATGAAAGAGAAAGAACTATCAGCCGATAAAACTATAGCGCAGGAAAACAAAGATTACCGATTTGGTTTGGGTATTGTGGTAGCAATAATATCAGGTATACTTAGCGCCTGTTTCAATTTTGGTATCGAAGCCGGTAAAACCATGGCCGATACAGCTAACCATGCGTGGCAGGCTGGGCATCCGGGGCAAGGTAATTTTCTCTATGCCAATAATGTGACCTATATTATTATTCTTTGGGGCGGCCTTACCACTAACTTTATATGGTGCATGGTGCTAAACACCCGCAACAAAACGTTTGATAATTATACCGATAAAAAAACACCATTGCTTAAAAACTATCTGTTTGCGGCATTAGCCGGTACTACCTGGTTTTTACAATTCTTTTTTTACGGCATGGGCGAAAGCAAAATGGGTAACGGCGCAAGCTCGTGGATCTTGCACATGGCATTCATTATCCTGATAGCCAATACCTGGGGGCTTGTTCTTAAAGAATGGAAAGGTGTAAGTAAAAAAGCCTTCGCAACTGTAATAGCGGGTATAGCAGTCATTGTACTATCGGTGCTGGTTGTAGGCTACGGAAATTCAATTAAATAACAATCAAAATAAATCAATAATTCATTAACTCAACAATTCAGTAATTAAACATATGTCTGTCAAAACAACACAATTTAAGCATGTAAGCTACCTTTGGGATGATGCTACAGCCGCCGAACTGGAAGGCGATGAAGTTGCCCTGCTTATATACCGTTCAAACCTTTTGGGTGCCGATTTGCGCCTTACCAACTATGGTGGTGGGAATACCTCATGCAAACTGATGAGCAAAGACCCGCTTACCGGTAATGAGGTTGAAGTGATGTGGATTAAAGGATCGGGCGGTGATATTGGTACGCTGAAAAAAAGCGGTCTCGCGGCCCTTTATGTTGATCGTTTACGCAGCCTGAAAAATATCTATCGCGGGGTTGAATTTGAAGATGAGATGGTTGAACTGTTCAATCACTGCATTTACGATCTCAACTCAAAAGCGCCATCAATTGATACGCCGTTACACGGCTTCCTGCCATTTAAACATATCGATCACCTGCACCCGGATGCAGCCATTGCAATCGCGGCAGCAAAAGATGGTAAAAAGATAACTCAAGAGCTTTTTAACGGTACAATCGGTTGGGTTGAATGGAAAAAACCCGGCTTTGAACTTGGCCTGCAATTAAAACAATGTTTGGATGAAAATCCGGGTATCCGTGGCATTATGCTGGGCTCGCACGGTTTATTTACCTGGGGCGATACCGCTTACGAAAGCTACATGAATACCCTTGAGGTTATTGAGCGTTGTGCAGAATATCTTGAAGAAAACTACGGCAAAAAAGCCCCTGTTTTTGGCGGACAAAAAGTTGAAAGCCTTGACGAATCTGCCCGTAAAAAACAAGCTGCGGCCCTTGCACCAGTATTACGCGGCTTTTGCTCAAGCTACAGGCACATGGTAGGTCACTTTACGGATGATGCCCGCGTATTGGAGTTTATCAATTCAAATGATCTTGATCGCTTAGCACCGCTGGGTACCAGTTGTCCGGATCACTTCCTGCGTACCAAGATCAGTCCGCTGGTACTTGACCTTGCACCGGGTGAAGACCTGAGCGATGTTACTGCTTTAAAAGCACGTTTAGCCCCGGCATTTGAGGCCTACCGCCAAATGTATACCGATTATTACAATACCTGCAAACATGATAACAGCCCAGCTATCAGGGATACCAACCCGGTAATTATCCTGTATCCGGGTGTAGGTTTGTTCTCTTTCTCGAAAGACAAACAAACAGCCCGTGTTGCCGCCGAGTTTTATACTAACGCCATCAACGTAATGAAAGGTGCTGAGGCAATTTCTGAATACACCTCTCTCCCACGCCAGGAAGCTTTTGATATCGAATATTGGTTATTGGAAGAAGCCAAATTACAGCGTATGCCTAAGCCCAAAGCCCTATCGGGTAAAATCGCCCTGATTACCGGCAGCGCAGGCGGCATTGGTAAAGCTATCGCCAAAAAATTTGTCGACGAGGGCGCGGTTGTTATTTTAAATGACATGAACGCCGAGCGTTTGGATGGTGCGGGCGAAGAGTTCAAAAAACAATATGGCAAAGATTCATACACTACTGCCATACTTGATGTTACCAAAGCCGATCAGATCAACGAAGCCCTTGAAATTGCTGCTTTAGCTTTTGGCGGGGTTGATATTGTGGTAAACAATGCCGGTTTATCTATCTCTAAATCAATTGCCGATCATACCGAAAAAGATTGGGACCTGTTGTATGATGTATTAGTGAAAGGTCAGTTCTTCATTACCCAGGCTGCTGTAGCTGTGATGAAAAAACAAGACATTGGCGGTGATATCATTAACATTGTAAGTAAAAACGCTTTGGTCAGCGGACCGAACAATGCTGGCTATGGTTCGGCAAAATCAGCCCAGTTACATCTGAGCAGGTTGAACGCTGCTGAGCTTGGTACCGATAAGATCCGTGTGAACGTGGTTAACCCGGATGCCGTAATCAGCGACAGCAATATTTGGGCCGGCGGATGGGCCGAAGGTCGTGCTAAAGCTTATGGCGTTACTGTTGAAGAGCTACCTGCTTACTACGCTAAACGTACTTTATTAAACGAGGTAATTTTACCCGCCGATATTGCTAACGCTTGTTTCGCCTTTACCGGCGGCTTGCTCAACAAATCAACCGGCAACGTGTTGAATGTTGATGGTGGCGTGGCCATGGCCTTTGTAAGATAGATCATGGTTAATAGATCATGGTTCATGGTCTTAGCTTAAAGACTTACGAAGTTTTAAAAACTTCGTAAGTCTGGTTAATCGTTTAGCTTTAAAGAAAATAAAACCATGTCATTGCGAGCGATAGCGTGGCAATCGCACGGAAGCGTGGCCACCATGCGTAGCCACTCTGTATAGCATGCGATTGCTTCGTTCCTCGCAATGACATATTTATAAATTTAGCAAGTTCAAGCATGGACGCTCAAACCTGCTCATATAACTAATAACCAATACCAATTATGCAGTTAGAAAAATATAAAATTGATGAAGCCAATCATCAACAGTTGAAAGATCATCAGCGCAAGTTTGATTTTGTTGCCGGTGATGTGAAAAACCTGGATACTATCCTGCAAAAACTGATCGATTTTAATATCGCTATACCAAGCTGGGCTTTAGGTACGGGTGGCACACGTTTCGGCAGGTTTTCGGGTGGTGGTGAGCCCCGCAGCCTGGAAGAAAAGATAGAAGACGTAGGTTTAATCCATGCACTTAACCGCAGCAGTAACTCCATATCATTGCATATTCCATGGGATATCCCATCTAACGCTTCGGCTATCAAAGCGCATGCAGCTCAATTGGGTTTGCATTTTGACGCGGTTAACTCCAATACATTTCAGGATCAACCGGATCAGGAATTTAGCTACAAATTTGGCTCGCTTCACCATGTGGACAAAGCGGTACGCAAACAGGCTGTAGCCCACAATATCGAGGTAATTAAATACGGCGTTGAGCTTGACTCCAAAGCATTATCGGTTTGGCTGTCGGACGGATCCAATTTCCCCGGTCAGCTGAATATGCGTGGCGCTTTTGAACGTACTTTGGAAAGCTTACAGGAAATTTATGATGCCCTGCCCGATGACTGGAAAGTTTGGGTTGAGTACAAACCTTACGAGCCAAACTTCTACTCAACCACTATAGGTGATTGGGGGCAATCATACTTATTGTCGTCTAAATTGGGCCAAAAAGCACAAACCCTGGTTGACTTGGGGCACCACTTACAGGGCGCGAATATTGAGCAGATAGTTTCATTGCTGTTGATGGAAGGAAAGCTTGCAGGTTTCCACTTTAACGATTCAAAATATGGCGATGATGACCTTACCGTTGGCAGCATCAACCCATACCAGTTGTTCCTGATCTTTAACGAACTGGTTGAAGGCATGGACGCCCGAGGCATGACACACGCTACCTCTATAGGCTGGATGATCGATGCATCACACAACATTAAAGATCCGATTGAAGATCTGCTGCAATCTGTTGAGGCTATTAAGATAGCTTATGCACAAGCCCTTTTAGTTGATACTCCTGCCTTGGTACAGGCACAACAAGATAATGATGTAGTGCTGGCCCAGGAAATATTACAACAGGCTTATCGCACCGATGTTCGTTCGCTATTGGCCGAGGCCCGTTTAAGGGCAGGCGGCGCGTTAAACCCGCTGGCTGTTTACAGACAGCAAACCATCAGGCAGCAACTGATTAACGAAAGAGGAGCTAAAGCAGTATCAACCGGATTGTAAGCCTATGGAGCCAATACCCGTTATTGCCGTTTTTGATGTGGGTAAAACCAACAAGAAGCTGTTCCTGTTCGATCAGAACTACAAGATAGT includes:
- the rhaT gene encoding L-rhamnose/proton symporter RhaT, with amino-acid sequence MQVILGVIFHFIGGFASGSFYIPYKKIKGWAWESYWIVGGIFSWLIVPPLAAWLTIPGFADIISHTDTATLGWTYLMGLLWGVGGLTYGLGVRYLGVSLGSTIILGLCSVFGSIIPSVYYDFFPKEGKDTFTLMLHTQWGQMVLLGILLCVVGIIICGKAGTMKEKELSADKTIAQENKDYRFGLGIVVAIISGILSACFNFGIEAGKTMADTANHAWQAGHPGQGNFLYANNVTYIIILWGGLTTNFIWCMVLNTRNKTFDNYTDKKTPLLKNYLFAALAGTTWFLQFFFYGMGESKMGNGASSWILHMAFIILIANTWGLVLKEWKGVSKKAFATVIAGIAVIVLSVLVVGYGNSIK
- a CDS encoding bifunctional aldolase/short-chain dehydrogenase, with translation MSVKTTQFKHVSYLWDDATAAELEGDEVALLIYRSNLLGADLRLTNYGGGNTSCKLMSKDPLTGNEVEVMWIKGSGGDIGTLKKSGLAALYVDRLRSLKNIYRGVEFEDEMVELFNHCIYDLNSKAPSIDTPLHGFLPFKHIDHLHPDAAIAIAAAKDGKKITQELFNGTIGWVEWKKPGFELGLQLKQCLDENPGIRGIMLGSHGLFTWGDTAYESYMNTLEVIERCAEYLEENYGKKAPVFGGQKVESLDESARKKQAAALAPVLRGFCSSYRHMVGHFTDDARVLEFINSNDLDRLAPLGTSCPDHFLRTKISPLVLDLAPGEDLSDVTALKARLAPAFEAYRQMYTDYYNTCKHDNSPAIRDTNPVIILYPGVGLFSFSKDKQTARVAAEFYTNAINVMKGAEAISEYTSLPRQEAFDIEYWLLEEAKLQRMPKPKALSGKIALITGSAGGIGKAIAKKFVDEGAVVILNDMNAERLDGAGEEFKKQYGKDSYTTAILDVTKADQINEALEIAALAFGGVDIVVNNAGLSISKSIADHTEKDWDLLYDVLVKGQFFITQAAVAVMKKQDIGGDIINIVSKNALVSGPNNAGYGSAKSAQLHLSRLNAAELGTDKIRVNVVNPDAVISDSNIWAGGWAEGRAKAYGVTVEELPAYYAKRTLLNEVILPADIANACFAFTGGLLNKSTGNVLNVDGGVAMAFVR
- a CDS encoding TIM barrel protein — protein: MQLEKYKIDEANHQQLKDHQRKFDFVAGDVKNLDTILQKLIDFNIAIPSWALGTGGTRFGRFSGGGEPRSLEEKIEDVGLIHALNRSSNSISLHIPWDIPSNASAIKAHAAQLGLHFDAVNSNTFQDQPDQEFSYKFGSLHHVDKAVRKQAVAHNIEVIKYGVELDSKALSVWLSDGSNFPGQLNMRGAFERTLESLQEIYDALPDDWKVWVEYKPYEPNFYSTTIGDWGQSYLLSSKLGQKAQTLVDLGHHLQGANIEQIVSLLLMEGKLAGFHFNDSKYGDDDLTVGSINPYQLFLIFNELVEGMDARGMTHATSIGWMIDASHNIKDPIEDLLQSVEAIKIAYAQALLVDTPALVQAQQDNDVVLAQEILQQAYRTDVRSLLAEARLRAGGALNPLAVYRQQTIRQQLINERGAKAVSTGL